AACGGCAGCTGCGGATCCGTGAACTCCGGGTCGACGGTGAAAAGGCCACCGTTGAACTTGGTCGGGTAATCGCCCCGCGCATTCGTGCCGAGCTGGTAACGAAAGACCTGATAGTTGCGCCCCACCTGCCATGCCGGCGAACCGATGGGTTCGTCGATGAACACGTGACTGCGGTCCCAGAACTGCGCCCACCACGCCTGCGTCGCTTGGCGATCCCTCGCCGGGTCGATCGCCGCCGCGTGCACCCTCTCCGCGAGACCCGCCACCCACTCCTCGAGAGACGGGGCCTGCGCCACATGCATCGTTACCTGCAATGCATGATCGGTCGCCGCGCGCTCGCTGCGCAGTCGCCAGCCGCGATACGGCGTGCTGGCGTAAACCCCCTCAACGGTGCCGTCCGGCACCAGTCCAGCACCCGACAGCTCACCACCAAACGTGAGGTGCTCCAACGGATTCCACAGCTCGTCCTTAACCGGGTCCAAACCCTGTTGCTCGACCACCAGGTCAAAGGCCGTCCGCCCCTCGTTGCGGTGATAGAACCGCACCGCCTCGCCAACAAACTCCACCACATCCGGCCGCACCACCGCCGGCTCTGGCGCGTCCTGATACGAGCGATTCGCCCCCCGCTCGTTCGCCCCCTGTTCGCGCGGCTCCATGCGCCAGTTTTCGTAAGTCGCGACCAGACTGATCGGCGCGCTGCTGTGCGCCACGACATGCGCCACCGGCCGGTTCACATCCACCCATACCTCCAAGCGCACATCCACCTCGCCGACCTTGGCCTGCAGCACCACGTCACCCTCGCGCAAGCGAAGCTCCTGCCGAAACTCCACCGCCTCGGTGCCAAACGGATTTGGGTCAAACCGCACCCGCAAGCGGCCGAGTTTCGGCATGCCATTGAGCTCATCAAAGGTCCCGCTCCGCGACAGGTAGATCAGCAGGTCCCCGTCCTCGACCCAAACATTCAGCCCCACGTCCCCACCACCGCACGGCATCGACGCGAGGGCGTTGGCCGACGGCGAATCCCACCCAACGTTGTGGTCGCTCAACTCGGTGGCCCAAGCGCAGCCAGCCATCACCCACACCAAAACAACAGGCACTAGGAAACGCATTCGACCAAACTAGGCCGTTCAACCGGCCGCGCTTCAATGCAATCTACGCAGAGCACCCAACCCAGCGATCCCTCCCCCCCGCTTCGCCGCTCGGGTAGTCACCCGGCGCCGGTCGCACCGCGGTCACTTCGCTGTCCGGAAACGTCGCGGAATAAAAGCGAGCGGCCGCTCCGGCGTCTTGGTTGAACCAGAGGCAAATCGTATTCTTGAGGGGCATAGTAAAAGGCCGGATGAGTGGTGAAATATGTGTGCCCCGGTGCGGACCGCAGTAGAGTCAACGCCCCCCCCACGACTACTGACACCGCCGCACAATCTCCCCCGAAAAGCAGCCGCGCCGGCCAATCGTCGCGGAGCTGCGACCCAGCGTTGCATCCCGCCCGATTTCTCAACTCTCTCAGTCGATCGGCGGTTCTGGTTTTGAATCGCCCCCATCCGTCAGCGCTTCGGAAAACTATGAATGTCCTTCCTCTTCTGCAGGCTGGAGCCGACATCGTCACCATCCTCGGTATTGTCATCGCAGTCGTTGGGCTGCGATTTGCCGTCAAAACCTACCACAACGACCGCCGTAAAGATCAGCTCGAACGCGAATACGGCACCTTCAACGATCTCGACGACAAATACGTCGAGTTCATGTATGAGTGTTCGCGGCATCCCCGACTCGACCTCTTCTCGACCCCAGCGCCCAGCCAGCGGGAGCTCAGTGCGGAAGAGCTGCGGGTCGAACGGGCGCTCTTTGCCGTTCTCATCTCCATTTTCGAGCGTGCCTACGTCATGTTCCACCGCCGCGACGAACTCTCCAGCAAAGACGCCCAGTATCCCGGCTGGGAAACCTGCATGCGCACCTACTGCACCCGCCCCTCCTTCATCGTGGAATGGCAGTTGATCGGGGACCAATTCGATCAGGGCTTCTGCACCCGCATGAACCAGCTCATCACCGAAACCCAGCGCACCTCCCCGGCATAAGGGGTCAATCTTATATTCTTGAATTCCGTCATCTCACCGCCCGCGCGGATCCGCCCGCTCCCTGCCCCAGGGTCTCAACGCACCGGTTGACCACAGCGCCCAGAGAATGAGCACCGGCTGGAAAAACAGCCGGGCAAACCGTTTCGCATCCGTGTCCAAACCGAAGGCGTCGATGCCGTTCAGGTATTGCGACAGGTTGCCCGGGAAGATGAGCACGTAGAACACCGCGAGGGTCAGACACCACCCGCACCGGCGCCCACCGTTTTTCATCCGGCACTGCCGACGGCTTTACCGCGGGCAACGACGGTAGCTGACATTTCTCTTGGCGACGCACCCTTTCCTTCTCTTCTGCCAAGTCCCCGCATCAGCGCTGTTTACCTAAATTTGAGTAATCGTCGGCGCCGGGGGGCGCATGTAGCCGTTGTCCTAACTTGGGGGGCGGCCTAAAAACCCGCAGCCCGACGGCCCCACCCCGATGAAGATGCCCTTTCTCCGCCACCTAGTTTTCTGTTTCGCCCTCTTAGGCGTTTTGACCGCGCCACATGTGCCCGCCGCCACCGAGCCGAATTGGTATTGGCGCAATCCAACTCCCCAGGGCAACGACTATGTGAGCGTCGCATACGGCAACGGCGTGTTCGTCGCGGGGGGTAACTTCGGCACCATCACCACTTCGAGCGACGGCGTCACTTGGACGAATGTCGCCTCGGGCACCAACTCCACCATCCTCTCCGTCACCTTCGGCAACGGCCGGTTCATCGCCAAAGCGGGCTACGGTGTGCTCATCTCCACCGACGGTCTCACTTGGACGGCGCCCGAAACGACCGTGCCCGCCTTATGGGAAACGATCGACCTCATCACTTTCGTTCACGACCGCTTCTATGCGATGAAGCGCAGTGCCTCCGGGGCTCAGATCGGAAGACACCTCGTGGCCACCTCCACCGACGGGGTGACTTGGACCCGCCACGACGGCGCTTCCGAGGGGATGGTCGGACGCATCGCCTACGGCGGCGGGAGCTACGTCGGGCAAAACATTCTCACCGGTTACCCGAGAAGAGCGGCAGACGGAGTGACCTGGACCAACGCAGATGCCTCCATGATGCACTCCGCCGACGGTATCACTTGGGAAGCGGGCGGCGCCACCGGCATCGCCATAATCACCGGCGGGCCCATTTTCTTCAACGAGCAATGGGTCGTTAACGGCCGATATCTTACCGAAGCCTCCGGATTCCAAGAGTTTCAGGAGGCATTCAGCGTTTCGAACGATGGCGGCGAGACCTGGACCTTGCACCCCCTCCCCGAAGGCGGCATCAGCGCGGGGACCATAACACTACCAAGTATGGCGGCTTTTAAGGGTCGGTTGTATTATCCCGGCTCAGACCACGCTCCGATCATGTCTACCGCCGATGTCGTTTCGACCCGCGCTGACATGCCGTTTCAGCTCATTCAGTTCACGGACATCACCAGCTCCCCTGACCGGATCGTTGCCGTCGCGCGTCTTGGCCGCATCGCGTCCTCCGCCAACGGCAGTGATTGGACGATGTTCGGAGAAAGCAAAGCTAGCGGGAACCTTCGCTCCGGCGCCTTCGGTGACGGCCAATGGATCCTCGCCGGCGACAGCGGTCTCGCCACCTCCCCCGACGGCATCGCGTGGTCCATGATTCCCGGCAGTTCCATCTACGGAGCCGGATCCGTCGCCTTCGGCAACGGACGCTTCATCGCTGGAAGGAGCAGCGGACGCATCGGGATATCGACCGACGGCGGCACCACCTGGACCGATCCCGGCGTGACCGGCGTAAACGGACAAATGGTTTTCGCCCAAGGTCGATTCGTGGCGACGCAGGGGCTGGTCAGCTCGACCGATGGCATGACATGGACGGCCCCGCTCCCCCCTCCCGGGGGAACGGGTATCTGGACCAGAGTTTTTGTCGTCGACGACGTGTTCTACGCCCTCGGTTCAACGGACCCTGATCAGGAGGCCGACTACGTGATCGCGCGCTCCGTCGACGGGCTTAACTGGACCACCGTCGCCTCCGTCCCGGAGCGTTTGTCGTGTGTCGGCGGGAAAGGCGACCTGCTCGTCGCCTCGAGCTATAGCGGCGAACTGTGGACCTCTCCAGATGGCCTGACTTGGCAAAAAGCCGAAGGTGCGCCGCTGTTCCTGATCGGTCCGCCGGCGTCGATCCTCTGGGTCGGCGATTCACTGGTAACGGTCACCCTGACAGGCAGAATTCTGACCTCGATCGACGGCGTGACATGGACGAAAGACGAATTCGCGGACGCCGGCACCATGCTCGCTCTGGCGAAAGGCAACGGTCAGGTGCTCGCCATGGGCACCAACGCGATCATCTGGGAAATCGGTGCAGCCCACTTCACCGCCCAGCCGCAGGACCAGGAAGTAAACTCGGGCGACGCCATGACCTTCCGCGTAGGCGCGACCGGCAAGGAGCCGCTTTCTTACCAATGGCTGAAAGTCGACCCAACGCCGCCCAGCGGACTATCGAGTCCATCGGGACCTTCCAGTCAGGCGATGACCGCCGACGCCACCCCCATCGAGGGAGCGAATGGCCCCACCCTCACCATCGCCACGGTCCGCCCGGCCGACGCCGGCAGCTACCGCGTGATCGTATCCAACGCCTTGGGCTCCGCCGAATCCGCCCCCGCCGCACTTGTCG
This portion of the Actomonas aquatica genome encodes:
- a CDS encoding immunoglobulin domain-containing protein — protein: MPAATEPNWYWRNPTPQGNDYVSVAYGNGVFVAGGNFGTITTSSDGVTWTNVASGTNSTILSVTFGNGRFIAKAGYGVLISTDGLTWTAPETTVPALWETIDLITFVHDRFYAMKRSASGAQIGRHLVATSTDGVTWTRHDGASEGMVGRIAYGGGSYVGQNILTGYPRRAADGVTWTNADASMMHSADGITWEAGGATGIAIITGGPIFFNEQWVVNGRYLTEASGFQEFQEAFSVSNDGGETWTLHPLPEGGISAGTITLPSMAAFKGRLYYPGSDHAPIMSTADVVSTRADMPFQLIQFTDITSSPDRIVAVARLGRIASSANGSDWTMFGESKASGNLRSGAFGDGQWILAGDSGLATSPDGIAWSMIPGSSIYGAGSVAFGNGRFIAGRSSGRIGISTDGGTTWTDPGVTGVNGQMVFAQGRFVATQGLVSSTDGMTWTAPLPPPGGTGIWTRVFVVDDVFYALGSTDPDQEADYVIARSVDGLNWTTVASVPERLSCVGGKGDLLVASSYSGELWTSPDGLTWQKAEGAPLFLIGPPASILWVGDSLVTVTLTGRILTSIDGVTWTKDEFADAGTMLALAKGNGQVLAMGTNAIIWEIGAAHFTAQPQDQEVNSGDAMTFRVGATGKEPLSYQWLKVDPTPPSGLSSPSGPSSQAMTADATPIEGANGPTLTIATVRPADAGSYRVIVSNALGSAESAPAALVVIPSTEPPAITVQPESQHALLGSTVSFSVVATGDGLLYQWHKDGALLADATAAELTVTAVDTTHNGNYTVTIRNDYGTTTSDAATLITGEAPRLSRHPRDMQVTLSRPGTYGVAFSAYAYSSDYPVTYQWRRNGEDIAGATRNILDLAPVRPELEAAYDVVLTNVFGSTTSNAATLTVDIPVSFTTHPSNAYVVEGSSIELFAEATGYPAPSYQWFRDGTPIADATAPQLNLAAVSTNDDATLFHVVATNRNGSLASREVTVHVLAANEPPTLLATLPHVRLSLGDALEVPAIAFGPAPLTPSWTRDGETLTAQTTSSLLIENTTATDTGFYQVEFANHNGSTASNLILVYVRDPAGTHGLQGSQETSRRRLASGETITLTQHLSLDEPLSALSWFTIVPPGWTVEPLANAFTATAETVPTSGAGGLIEWRWGSLPAGSYDFAFQLTASSDFTGSTQIVSLLDGLTNDPPSAGALFSPAPIWLRAHKSIHDSDTDGDHTISLSELLRSIELYNVRFGSQRTGRYQLNPVSVDGFAIDMEWNPSQRYPVLVQSRHHSADTDQDSQISLSELLRVIELYNTRSNTTRTGAYQTDDASTDGFAPSFSDGAQ